The Candidatus Cloacimonadota bacterium genome includes a region encoding these proteins:
- the metG gene encoding methionine--tRNA ligase — protein sequence MRYLVTSALPYANGRLHIGHVAGAYLPADIFVRWLRLHNEDVIYICGTDEHGTPISISADKEGISPLEVVQHYHASIKAAFDSLDINFDNFSGTARPAHHKLSQEFFSALYDEGHVIPRVTRQFYCEHDKRFLPDRYVEGICPRCQTPGARGDQCDSCGQIYETTTIIEPRCKICGNEPVIRETTHWYLQLNDFSEKLERWIATKDYWKENVRNFMLNLLEQGLVERPITRDLSWGVPVPLKEAEDKVLYVWFEAPVGYISSTIEWAEKIGEPERWKDYWLDPETRLVHFIGKDNIIFHALIWPAVLMGQKHSYCLPHDIPANEFMNLEGQKISTSNNWAIWVDEFAQKFPADYLRYYLACNAPEKGDSDFSFRDFQQKINGDLNNVLGNLANRVFAFSWKNFAGKIAHPDLSEDAKTVLNEAERIFEQIDAGYREYQVKNNSRLGIDIARIGNRFFDERKPWVQIKENPKQVEETLWVCISLLRLASVALYPIMPKSMDRLRLMMGLEALRNWEKPDLQADYELSEAQPLFFKLEDAVIEREIESLRQGSGETKDETEPIKELISYDDFAKLDLRMAKILEAAPVKKTNKLLHLKVDIGNQQRELVAGIAEHYQPQDIIGKEVLMLVNLEPKTIRGVQSQGMILAVDTGQGLALLSPDKPCPPGSSVR from the coding sequence ATGAGATATTTGGTTACCAGCGCGCTTCCCTACGCCAACGGCAGGCTGCACATTGGTCACGTTGCCGGAGCCTATCTGCCGGCGGATATTTTTGTGAGATGGCTGAGGCTGCACAATGAAGATGTAATCTATATTTGCGGCACAGACGAACATGGTACCCCCATTTCCATTTCCGCGGACAAAGAGGGGATTAGCCCCCTCGAGGTGGTGCAGCATTATCACGCCTCGATAAAAGCGGCGTTCGACTCCCTGGATATCAATTTTGATAATTTTTCCGGAACCGCCAGGCCGGCTCATCACAAGCTTTCACAGGAGTTTTTCAGCGCGCTTTACGATGAGGGGCACGTCATTCCCCGTGTTACCCGCCAATTCTACTGTGAACATGATAAACGGTTTTTGCCGGATAGGTATGTGGAGGGAATCTGCCCTCGCTGCCAGACTCCCGGAGCACGTGGTGACCAATGTGACAGTTGTGGTCAGATATATGAAACCACAACCATCATCGAGCCCCGCTGCAAGATTTGCGGAAACGAGCCCGTCATCCGCGAAACGACCCATTGGTATTTGCAATTGAACGACTTCAGCGAAAAGCTGGAACGCTGGATTGCCACCAAGGATTATTGGAAGGAAAACGTCCGCAACTTCATGTTGAACCTGTTGGAACAAGGTTTGGTGGAGCGTCCCATCACCCGTGATTTGAGCTGGGGAGTGCCGGTTCCGCTGAAAGAAGCTGAAGACAAGGTGCTCTACGTTTGGTTCGAGGCCCCGGTTGGATATATCTCTTCCACCATCGAATGGGCGGAAAAAATTGGCGAACCGGAACGCTGGAAAGACTATTGGCTCGACCCCGAAACGAGGCTGGTTCATTTCATCGGCAAGGATAACATCATCTTCCACGCTCTCATCTGGCCGGCTGTGTTGATGGGTCAAAAACACAGCTATTGCCTCCCTCACGATATTCCAGCCAACGAATTTATGAACCTGGAAGGGCAAAAGATTTCCACCAGCAACAACTGGGCAATCTGGGTGGATGAATTCGCCCAGAAATTCCCCGCCGACTACCTGCGCTATTACCTGGCCTGCAACGCGCCGGAAAAAGGTGACAGCGATTTCTCCTTCCGGGATTTTCAGCAAAAGATAAATGGAGACCTGAACAACGTTTTGGGTAATTTGGCAAACCGTGTTTTCGCTTTTTCATGGAAGAATTTCGCCGGGAAAATTGCTCATCCGGACTTGAGCGAGGATGCGAAGACGGTTTTGAATGAAGCTGAGCGCATTTTTGAGCAAATTGACGCCGGTTACCGTGAATATCAGGTGAAAAACAATTCCCGCCTCGGTATCGATATCGCCCGCATCGGCAACCGCTTTTTTGACGAACGCAAACCCTGGGTGCAAATCAAGGAAAACCCCAAACAGGTGGAGGAAACACTTTGGGTCTGCATCAGCCTGTTGCGTCTGGCGTCTGTGGCGCTTTATCCCATCATGCCCAAAAGCATGGATCGCCTGCGCCTGATGATGGGGCTGGAAGCTTTGCGTAACTGGGAAAAACCGGATCTGCAAGCGGATTATGAACTCAGCGAAGCGCAACCGCTTTTCTTCAAATTGGAAGATGCCGTCATCGAAAGAGAGATTGAGAGCTTGCGGCAAGGCTCAGGTGAAACCAAAGATGAGACGGAACCCATCAAAGAACTCATTTCCTACGACGATTTTGCCAAGCTGGACCTGAGAATGGCGAAGATTCTGGAAGCGGCTCCGGTGAAAAAGACCAACAAGCTGCTGCATCTGAAAGTGGATATCGGAAATCAGCAGAGAGAGCTCGTTGCCGGCATCGCGGAACATTATCAGCCTCAGGATATCATTGGAAAAGAAGTGCTGATGTTGGTGAATTTGGAGCCCAAAACCATTCGGGGAGTCCAATCCCAGGGCATGATTCTGGCTGTGGATACCGGACAAGGATTGGCTCTGCTTTCCCCGGATAAACCCTGTCCACCCGGTTCCTCTGTCAGGTGA
- a CDS encoding Hsp33 family molecular chaperone HslO: MAHDDMLWRGTAHDGQFRVLAVDSTNTAQMARDLHDLSPINTLLLGKMISATALMSLDLKVPEAEISLRLEGDGPVRGALMICSGTGDLRGYAFQPQLWLDNAEENFFPVRNLGKGTLSVIRAYPNKKPTVSTTPLSEGELAQNLAHYFELSEQVPTAVNLGVLIDQNAMVRASGGFIIQQLPQADPALADEISAALQKTPNVSDLMDMGLSLPQIITRFVIPEQELNLQPAGDLRYKCNCSREKFERALLLLGLDELQEMADGIDPVCHFCNASYHFSPEDMEKLITELKNRP, translated from the coding sequence ATGGCACACGATGATATGCTTTGGCGGGGAACCGCCCACGATGGACAATTTCGGGTTTTGGCGGTGGATTCCACAAACACTGCCCAGATGGCGCGGGATTTGCACGACCTCTCCCCCATCAACACCTTGCTTTTGGGTAAAATGATATCCGCCACAGCCTTGATGAGCCTGGATCTCAAGGTTCCCGAAGCGGAAATTTCCCTGCGTTTGGAAGGTGATGGACCCGTGCGCGGAGCTTTGATGATTTGCAGTGGAACTGGCGACTTGCGCGGATATGCCTTCCAGCCTCAGCTTTGGCTGGACAACGCGGAGGAAAACTTCTTTCCCGTCCGCAATTTGGGCAAAGGCACCCTAAGCGTGATCCGAGCCTATCCAAACAAAAAACCAACCGTCAGCACCACCCCACTCAGCGAGGGTGAACTCGCCCAAAACCTGGCTCACTATTTCGAACTTTCAGAACAGGTTCCCACCGCTGTGAACCTGGGCGTTTTGATTGACCAAAACGCGATGGTGCGGGCTTCCGGCGGTTTCATCATCCAACAATTGCCCCAGGCTGATCCCGCTCTGGCGGATGAAATCAGCGCCGCGCTTCAAAAAACCCCCAACGTTTCCGACCTCATGGATATGGGGCTCTCTCTACCGCAAATCATCACCCGTTTCGTTATTCCAGAACAGGAACTGAACCTGCAGCCCGCCGGGGATTTGCGCTACAAATGCAACTGCTCCCGAGAAAAGTTTGAGCGGGCTCTGCTTCTTTTGGGACTGGATGAACTCCAGGAAATGGCAGATGGCATCGACCCAGTTTGCCATTTTTGCAACGCGAGCTACCATTTCAGTCCCGAGGACATGGAAAAACTGATTACCGAGCTGAAAAACAGGCCATGA
- a CDS encoding aspartate kinase, which produces MAIIVKKFGGTSVGSIELIQNIAHNIARQKRAGDSLVLVVSAMAKTTDDLMELAHQICEHPSRRELDMLLTAGERISMALLSLSLQKEGLSSISFTGSQSGIITDNRHGNARILEVNAFRINQELEQGKIVIVAGFQGVSQAKEITTLGRGGSDTSAVALACYLEAGKCEIYSDVDGVFSADPRIVPQARLLKEIDHSQMLALANGGSRVLHPRAVEFAQRFNIPVELKSSFSFAQGTLIHQIKRNSTHMENRKITAITHKEGLLRLVLPAEKAVELFNIGSHIEIFRYEIRQDSLEIFIENKYKSDTELLLQQNGIEVQAREEGLGWVTLVGLGIEADPQILNRVIQACGDFQILRVAPGNLNIGLLLPSVQTQDCLCALHNTFFGDEQ; this is translated from the coding sequence ATGGCGATAATCGTAAAGAAATTTGGCGGTACTTCCGTGGGCAGTATCGAACTTATCCAAAACATTGCCCACAACATCGCGCGGCAAAAGCGCGCGGGAGATTCACTTGTGCTGGTGGTTTCCGCCATGGCAAAGACCACTGACGACCTCATGGAACTGGCACACCAGATTTGTGAACACCCCTCCCGGCGTGAGCTGGATATGCTGCTCACCGCGGGGGAGCGCATCAGCATGGCTCTGCTTTCGCTATCCTTGCAAAAAGAAGGGCTTTCCTCCATCTCGTTCACAGGCTCGCAGAGCGGAATTATCACAGATAATCGCCACGGAAACGCGCGCATCCTGGAAGTGAACGCCTTTCGTATCAATCAGGAATTGGAGCAGGGAAAAATCGTGATTGTGGCTGGCTTCCAGGGCGTTAGCCAAGCCAAGGAAATTACCACTCTGGGAAGGGGCGGTTCCGACACCTCTGCGGTTGCTCTGGCCTGCTATCTGGAGGCTGGAAAATGTGAAATCTACAGCGATGTGGATGGCGTTTTCAGCGCGGATCCACGCATCGTGCCCCAAGCCCGTTTATTGAAAGAAATTGACCACTCCCAAATGTTGGCTTTGGCAAATGGCGGCTCAAGAGTTTTGCACCCCAGGGCGGTGGAATTTGCCCAAAGATTCAACATCCCGGTGGAGCTGAAGAGTTCCTTCAGTTTTGCCCAGGGCACGCTCATCCATCAGATAAAAAGGAATTCAACCCACATGGAAAATAGAAAGATAACTGCCATCACCCACAAGGAAGGGCTTTTGAGGCTGGTTCTCCCCGCAGAAAAAGCGGTGGAGCTCTTCAACATTGGTTCCCATATCGAGATTTTCCGCTATGAGATTCGTCAGGATAGCCTGGAAATCTTTATCGAAAACAAATATAAAAGCGACACGGAACTTCTGCTGCAGCAAAATGGGATTGAGGTCCAAGCCCGTGAGGAAGGCTTGGGCTGGGTCACCCTCGTGGGGCTGGGAATTGAGGCGGATCCACAGATTCTGAACCGGGTGATTCAAGCCTGCGGGGATTTCCAAATCCTCCGTGTGGCTCCCGGCAATCTGAACATCGGGCTGTTGCTGCCTTCGGTTCAAACGCAGGACTGCCTGTGCGCCTTGCACAATACTTTTTTTGGAGATGAACAATGA
- a CDS encoding SpoIID/LytB domain-containing protein: MNAAAYQDGELFIEVLLCSGQKIALTAESGIAEIGFNEADSPVSRILHTPLNISLENPATMMNWGYLERVEPWSDDSDGYLRESFKWQDSSLVILRENLVFDSNSFSDKASALAWTKANQKNEKQITALPLQSPTICVNGAGGSKTYLETPLHFTSSQPIFLGGVKLGFSGEFVLKIVGSNLVVTHLVALDEYVAGVVPNEIGPSAPLEALKAQAVAARTHALGLLLNNRHKNDGYDLCNTTHCQVYKGKHQQNDAVREAVFSTQNQVLILGGRIADTTYHSACGGKTDSCGNIWGGDTMPHLVGVECFSEAASWDFSDESQARHWITDMALVQGGSSWENSALSWTKEISSNQLAKNLGLSRLDHLVINRRGESGRIIDITFYGNKTVRLTSEYKIRQAFDNVRSSFFYIQGSFVEDDHGRVVIYPKGTLTLKGRGSGHGVGMCQIGALRMAREGRDYDEILTHYYPGTRVWGNWMEYGTR, from the coding sequence TTGAACGCTGCCGCGTATCAGGATGGCGAGCTGTTCATCGAGGTTTTACTTTGCTCGGGACAAAAGATTGCTCTGACCGCGGAAAGTGGAATTGCCGAAATAGGCTTCAACGAAGCGGATTCGCCTGTATCCAGGATTTTGCATACCCCTTTGAATATTTCCTTGGAAAACCCCGCCACCATGATGAATTGGGGCTATCTGGAACGGGTGGAGCCCTGGAGCGATGATTCTGACGGATATTTGCGCGAAAGCTTCAAGTGGCAGGATTCTTCGCTGGTAATCCTACGTGAAAATCTGGTGTTCGATTCAAATAGTTTTTCGGATAAAGCTTCTGCGCTTGCCTGGACCAAAGCCAACCAAAAAAACGAAAAACAAATCACCGCTCTGCCTCTGCAAAGCCCCACCATTTGTGTGAATGGCGCTGGAGGCAGCAAAACCTATCTGGAAACACCTCTGCATTTTACAAGCTCACAGCCCATCTTTTTAGGTGGGGTAAAACTTGGTTTCAGCGGTGAGTTTGTGCTCAAGATTGTGGGTTCAAACCTGGTGGTCACGCACCTTGTGGCCCTGGATGAATATGTGGCTGGGGTGGTTCCCAACGAGATTGGTCCCAGCGCGCCGCTGGAAGCCTTGAAAGCTCAGGCTGTGGCTGCTCGCACGCACGCTCTGGGGCTGCTTTTGAACAATCGGCATAAAAATGACGGCTATGACCTCTGCAACACCACCCACTGCCAGGTTTACAAGGGTAAACACCAACAAAACGACGCTGTTCGGGAAGCGGTGTTTTCCACCCAGAACCAGGTTCTCATCCTGGGTGGTCGCATTGCGGACACCACCTATCACAGCGCCTGTGGTGGGAAAACCGATTCCTGCGGCAATATCTGGGGCGGAGACACCATGCCACATTTGGTGGGTGTGGAATGTTTTTCTGAAGCAGCTTCCTGGGATTTTAGTGATGAAAGCCAAGCCAGACATTGGATTACAGATATGGCTCTGGTTCAAGGCGGCTCGTCTTGGGAAAACAGCGCTCTTTCCTGGACCAAAGAAATCAGCTCAAATCAACTGGCCAAGAATTTGGGGCTCAGTAGGCTGGATCATCTGGTAATCAATCGCCGTGGTGAATCCGGGCGTATTATCGACATCACTTTTTACGGAAATAAAACCGTTCGTCTCACCAGCGAATACAAAATTCGCCAGGCTTTTGACAACGTTCGCTCTTCTTTTTTCTACATTCAGGGATCTTTTGTGGAGGATGATCATGGCCGCGTGGTAATCTATCCGAAAGGAACCCTCACCTTGAAGGGACGCGGCTCCGGTCATGGCGTCGGAATGTGTCAGATTGGCGCTTTGCGCATGGCGCGGGAAGGACGCGATTACGATGAGATTTTAACACATTATTACCCCGGAACGAGAGTCTGGGGAAACTGGATGGAATATGGCACACGATGA